Below is a window of Terriglobales bacterium DNA.
CGCTGCTGCTATGCTGCCGTCGCTTTAAGGGAGGCAACTCATGAAGCAGATCAGGGTCGCGGTGTGCGTTCTGGGGCTGATGGGGTTATTGGCGGCGAATGTGGCGATGGCGCAGGGGCCGCCGATGGCGAAACCAGGTCCGGAGCAGCAGCGTCTGCATTACTTTGTCGGACAATGGAAACATGAGGGCGAGATGAAGCCTGGGCCCTACGGGCCGGGCGGAAAATTCACCAGCACGGAAGAATGTCGAATGATCGGCGATTTCTTTCTGACGTCGCACTCCAAGTCGACAGGCCCGATGGGCCCGATGGAAGATCAATTCACGATGGGGTATGACCCCAAACTGAAGGCTTATACCTACGACGACTTCAGCAGCATGGGCCTGCACGAAAAGTCGACCGGCAACGTATCGGGAAAAGTGTGGACCTGGACAAACGATAACGAGATGGGCGGGAAGACAATGAAGGGCAAGTTCGTTTTGACCGAGGTTTCCCCGACGTCCTATACCTACAAGTTCGACATGTCCACCGACGATGGCAAGACGTGGTCAAACATGATGACTGGGACCGCGACGAAGGTGAAATGATGCGCCAGGCACCCGGCGCAGTCGCAGAAGAAACTGTCGCGAAGGCTAGTGGCCCGTGTTGATGACACGGGCCATTTCATTGCTGCACAGCAGCTTACAGTAGATTCCGGAAATTTCCAGGTGGGGCAACCCGGGGGAGCAACCATTCTGGTTTGGCTCGGCAACAAAGCTCGTAGTGATACGACTAGCGCAAGTCGTGTCGGCCTCCCAGCAGTTCGGAATTGCCATTCCCAGAAAAATCAGAAGTAGGAAGTCACAGCGGAGAAGCGCAAATTGCGCGGTCCCCATGGGGACCTTCGTTGCCCCGAATTCGCGTGCAGCCAGCGGAACGATGGCCTTGGAGTCGTCGGGCAGCTTCCAGACAGCACGCGTAGAAGAGTGCGTTTGCGCTGACGCGCTCGAGGAGGAGCGCGCTCCGAGGTGGTCTCCGAGCACGCTCCGATCTTGCTTCCCATGGAAGAAACGCCAACCTCACTTTGATGGAGATTGATATGACATTGGTTCGCCATCCCTCTCGGCCCAAGTTGGTTTTGCCGTTGCTAACGATTTCCTGCCTGCTGGTTTTGACAGCTATAGTGTTCGCGCCCCAGCCTGCGAATGCAGCCACGCCTTCATCGGGCACGATCAGCAGCAGCGCTCCCACACTGACCTGGTGCGGGACCTCAGGGTGTTTGCCGACAATGGCAGGAGTGGCAAACAACCCAATCGGGTTTGCCGATTGTTCCAGCGCCCCGTGCGACACCTACACGTTGACGGTGGGGTCGGTGCCGGCGGGTTCGCAAGTGGCGATCTCGATAGCGTGGACAAACCCGGCTAACGATTTCGATTTGTGGGTGTACGACTCCAGCGGCAACGTGGTTTGTTCCTCGACCGGAGGGGCGCCTGAAACTTCGGAGGCGTGCCCGATACCGGCGGTGGCGGGAACGTACTTGGTGAAGGCGCTGCTGTTCACGGTGGCGGCGGACAATTACACCGGGACGGCAACGTTGGTGGCGCCGCCGGTGACGATCATGCCGAGCTTCGTGACCGGCGGAGTGACCTTCAGTCCGAACGTGACGGTGAAAGCGCCGGTGGCAGCGCGCGATGGCGAGCCGAGCAATCGTACCGATTACCTGGGCAATGCGTACGTGGGCGCAATCCGCGGTTTTCCCGCGGGCGTGGATTTGTGGAAATGGAACCTGAATCCGAATTCAGCGTCTTACGATCCGAACCTGCTCAACCCGGCGTATCTGGGCCAGCCGGATGCTTTTCCGACGAATGCTCTGTTCGACGTGGGAGCGGATGGCGGGGGGGACATCGACCTGGCGGTCGGATTCGAGCCGCCATCGGTGGGCAATGGGCTGCCGAACCTGACGGAGGTGAGCCTGATTGCGGCGAATGTTTCCTCTTCACGTTCGCAGGATCTGGGCGCGAGTTTCCAGTTAGACCCGTTGGCAACGGAAATTCCCGCCGACGACCGGCAGTGGATCGAGGCGTACAAAGGTGACGTAGTGTTCATGAGCTACCGCGCGCCGATTCCCCTGACCGCGACCGACTATCTATGGGTGAAGACGTCGCTCGACGGCGGACTCACCTGGCCGGTGACGTCGGCGATGGGCAACGATGGCACCACGCCCGGGTACATATCGGTGGACCAGAACTCGGCCATGGTGTACGTGGCGCACACAAATTCCGGGGCCTTGTTCATTTCGAAAGCGCAGTTCGACCCGGCCAATCCGCTGAACCAGCTGAGTTTCAGCAAGGTCACGGTAGACAACACGACCAGCCACGGACACTTGTTCGATTCCGTCAAGGTAGGACGCGACGGGACGGTATACGCGCTGTGGTCCGACGATCACAACATTTACTATGCCTACTCCACGGACAAGGGCAACACCTGGAGCCACAAGGTCCAGGTGAACAATCCTAACTTCTCGGTGGCGGACCGCTTCGGCAACCAGCAGACGGTGAAGACGAACATTTTCCCGTGGATGGAAGCGGGCAGCGCCGGACGAGTGGACTTCGTGTGGTTCGGCACAACCGAGGCCAGCAACAACGACAACGCCGACTGGAACGTGTTCTTCGCGCAGGCGACGAACGCGAACACCTCCGCTCCGACAGTGCGGCAGGCGAAGGCGAGCGACCATTTCGTTCATGCCGGCAACATCAGCGAAATGGGGCTGGGCGGCGCGGCCAACCGTAACGTCCTGGACTACTTCCAGGTGTCGCTGGACCCCCAGGGCGGAGCGATGATCGCTTTTGGGGACGATCACAACGACTTTCTCGGACATACCTACGCCACGCACCAGATCAGCGGTCCCAGCGCGTACTCCGGGGCGAACGGCAACGGGTACGTGAAGACGGTGAAGCCGGCGCCGATTCCGGCGCAGGACCCGACCAAGCCGCAGGTCACCGATTTCAAGGACGACACGGGCGCTTCCACGGCGGCGATTCCAGGCGACAACGCCTGGGACATCATATGGATCCGCTATGGCTGCCAGGCAACGGTGGACGGCGGCACGCTGCTGACGGCAACCATGCAATTGTCGAGCCTGGCGGCGATTCCGCCGGAAGGAAACTGGCGGGTGAACTTCTCGGCGAACACCCTGGCCGGGCTGTCGGACCGTGGCGACCAGTTCTTCATGCAAGCCACCACGGAGACGACTACGCCGACCTTCTTCTGGGGCACATCGGTGCGGAACTCCGACGGCAGCTTTACCTACACGACCAGGGCGGCAACCGACGTCGGCTACTTTGACACCGCGAACAACCA
It encodes the following:
- a CDS encoding DUF1579 family protein, which translates into the protein MKQIRVAVCVLGLMGLLAANVAMAQGPPMAKPGPEQQRLHYFVGQWKHEGEMKPGPYGPGGKFTSTEECRMIGDFFLTSHSKSTGPMGPMEDQFTMGYDPKLKAYTYDDFSSMGLHEKSTGNVSGKVWTWTNDNEMGGKTMKGKFVLTEVSPTSYTYKFDMSTDDGKTWSNMMTGTATKVK
- a CDS encoding post-COAP-1 domain-containing protein — its product is MANNPIGFADCSSAPCDTYTLTVGSVPAGSQVAISIAWTNPANDFDLWVYDSSGNVVCSSTGGAPETSEACPIPAVAGTYLVKALLFTVAADNYTGTATLVAPPVTIMPSFVTGGVTFSPNVTVKAPVAARDGEPSNRTDYLGNAYVGAIRGFPAGVDLWKWNLNPNSASYDPNLLNPAYLGQPDAFPTNALFDVGADGGGDIDLAVGFEPPSVGNGLPNLTEVSLIAANVSSSRSQDLGASFQLDPLATEIPADDRQWIEAYKGDVVFMSYRAPIPLTATDYLWVKTSLDGGLTWPVTSAMGNDGTTPGYISVDQNSAMVYVAHTNSGALFISKAQFDPANPLNQLSFSKVTVDNTTSHGHLFDSVKVGRDGTVYALWSDDHNIYYAYSTDKGNTWSHKVQVNNPNFSVADRFGNQQTVKTNIFPWMEAGSAGRVDFVWFGTTEASNNDNADWNVFFAQATNANTSAPTVRQAKASDHFVHAGNISEMGLGGAANRNVLDYFQVSLDPQGGAMIAFGDDHNDFLGHTYATHQISGPSAYSGANGNGYVKTVKPAPIPAQDPTKPQVTDFKDDTGASTAAIPGDNAWDIIWIRYGCQATVDGGTLLTATMQLSSLAAIPPEGNWRVNFSANTLAGLSDRGDQFFMQATTETTTPTFFWGTSVRNSDGSFTYTTRAATDVGYFDTANNQVVLKVNLNQLNAFASKPLVNGSMLIGLRGSTFQVPVTVNNAPVVGTTTVSAPRDITRGGSIPIGAALQGDTVAGIGTASYTIGNCDGAAVQPPPPPPPGTQQVASQSGDGTIPASASTGKFHFDVDNSPSGQLTYSDKGAGIDLVSTSITTFQPPNGDNCVSFTGNARLNDDPNHIFTVKACDNGNSGSTDTFTISVDANYSATGTLTSGNINSHEK